TGACAATGACTCGATAGTCCATAATTTTCCTCCATAGGTCTTTGACCACGTTCGTATAGCTGTATTCTCCTGCGTGCCAGTGGTGCGACGTTGCTGTCCTGCTGTCAGGCCCTGACGTCAGTGCCTGAGGCCCAGCTTGAAGCACACCACTTTTGGCTCGGTCATTTCCTGTAGTGCAAATTTGACGCCTTCTCTGCCGATGCCTGAACCCTTGACGCCTCCAAACGGCATTGCGTCCAAACGGTAGTCGGTGCTGTCGTTAATGAGGACGCCACCGACCTTCAGTCGATGCACGGCTTGAAACGCTTTTTCGATATTTTCCGTAAATACTCCTGCTTGCAGGCCATAGTCGACATCGTTGGCAAGAGCAATGGCTTCATCGAGATTAGCGACGGGAAAGACGGAGACGACAGGGCCGAACACTTCGTCTTTCGCAATCCGGCAACGAATGGGTACGTCTGTGAGAATCGTAGGTTCGTAATAGTTACCTCTGCGAGTTCCACCAATTTTTACGGTAGCCCCACAGGATACAGCTTCAGAGACCCATTCTTCAACGCGGCATGCCTCTTGCTCCAAAATCAAGGGACCCATATCCGTACCCTCGCGCAGTTTGTCACCAAGTTGCATTTTACCCGTCCTTGCCACCAGTTCGTCGACGAACTGTGAGTAAACACTCTCTTCGACAAAGATGCGCTGGACACCGAGACAGTTTTGCCCTGCTGCCCAGAACGCACCGGAGACACAGGCTTCGACCGCGTCATCGAGCAGGGCGTCTTTCAAGACAATCACCGGCGAATTCGATCCGAGTTCCATCGATAGTTTCTTGAGACCGCATTGCCTGGCAATTCTCTGACCGGTTTCAAGTCCGCCAGTAAAGGTTACCATGCGCACTGCGGGGTGGGTCGTGAGCGTCTCACCAATCTCTGAAGCACGACCCGTAATCACGGTGAGCACGTTCTCGGGTAGTCCAGCGGCTTCGAAAGCCTCTGCGAGTTTGAGCGCGCTCAGGGGCGTGGTCAGTGCAGGCTTCACGATGATGGCATTTCCCCCAGCGATGGCCGGGCCCACCTTGTGGGCGACAAGATTCAACGGATCGTTGAAGGGGGTAATGGCCACAATCAGCCCAACCGGGAACCGATAAAAGTAACCGGTGCGGCCTTCACCGCTGGCGGTCTGGTCGAATTGGATGGTTTCACCTTGAAGACGTCGCGCTTCTTCTGCGCTCAACTTCAACGTTTCGATACAGCGCCCGACCTCTTTTCGCGCCTCTCGGATGGTCTTGCTCGACTCTCTGGCGATGACAAGCGCGTACTCTTCAAAGTTCTCCTCGATGTAGCGGGCCGCCTTTGACAACACGGAGATGCGTTCGTGAGTCGGCATTCTCTCGGCAACGCGTGCACCAGTTTCGCCGAGTTCAAGTGCCTTCAGCGCTTGCTGCTTTGATGCGGCAGGGACCGTATCAATCAAAGTGTTGTCTTGCGGGTCATAGACGTGGACGACATCGTCCGAATGCACCCAGCGTCCACCAATAAACATCGGTTGACCAAGCGTTTTCGTTTTTACCACACAAAGGCCTCCTGTTGGTTCGCGGTCATGTCGATAGCGTTCGTCGCTCCGTCAGAGCGACATTTTCCTCGTCGGGGTGACACATTTGTCACGTGTCAGGGCGACAGATTCTTCATATTCGTCAGATCTGTTGCCCATCAGGCAGGTGATAGTCTAGTAACGTTGAGTGCCGGTTCAGGACCGCAAAGATGTGCTCCCGTGTGAGTGCGTCGGGGGGGACAAGTGGCAGGCGAAAACCTCCTGTTGGCCGTCCGACCATGTCGAGCATCGTCTTGACAGGAACGGGATTCACGTCCACGAATAACGCCTCGAACAGAGGGAGCAGCCGTTCATGGATTGCGAGTGCGGCATCCACGTCGTGGCTCGCAAATGCATCCAGCATTTTTCGCAGTTGCCGTGCTGCGAGATGGCTGGCTACGCTGACGACTCCGTGGGCACCTAGGGTGAGAAGCGGGAGGGTCAGCGGATCATCGCCGCTATACAACAGCAACTGTCGCGCTGCCGTTTGTCTGAGGTGGGAAATCTCCATTACATTCCCGGTCGCGGCTTTTAGGGCAACTACATTCGGGAGCTCTGCGAGGCGAGCAGTGGTATCAACGGAGAGTGTCGCGCCTGTACGTGATGGGATGTTGTAAATCATGATGGGCAGCTGACTTGCTTCTGCGGTGGCTTGGAAATGCTCATACAGACCCTGTTGCGACGGCTTATTATAGTAAGGAACGACCACCATGGCCCCGTCCAAGCCGTTGTCATGGGCCCACCGAGTTGCCTCTACTGTTTTTGCTGTATTGTTGGTCCCGGTTGCCGCGATGACAATTCCGCTATCTCCAAGCCGTTCCTTAATACTCAAACACAACCGTTGTTTTTCGGTTTCTGTTAAAACGGGGGATTCACCCGTTGTCCCTGCTACGACGACTCCGTCAGAGCCATTTTGAATCAGATATTCGGATAGGTCTGCGGCTGCGGTGTAGTCAACGTTTCCATATTTGTCGTACGGTGTAATGACTGCGGTCAAGAGTCGACCCCATGAGACGTTCATTTCCATCCTCCTCGTGAGCGCTTTGTTTTTGGACGTTTTGTTTCGGGTTTTCTTCGTGTGCGTTCCTCGTGAGATGTGCGCAGCGGACTACGGTAAAACGAACCAACAGACGAACCAACAGATGAGAAAGTCGCTTCTTCTTCGTTATTCATCTGTGAGTAACGTTATTCGTCATTGATGATTAACTTCCTTCAAAATTAAAAGAAAATTGTCGATAAAAAGAAGGATTATTCTTTGGGAAGAAGAATAGTCATACATCACTGATGATGAATGTCGTCAAGAAAGGAGGAAATATATGTCGAGCGGCAGGCAAAACAGCCCCATTACAGTACAAGAAGCTCACGAGATGCGGATACTTCAGATTGTCGCGAAAATGGATGCACCGGTGGGTAGCCGCATTCTCCGTCAACAACTATTAGAACACGGGATTGATTTTAGTGAAGCGACAGCCGGGCGATGGCTCAGCGAGCTCAGTAGTCTCGGATTGCTAAAAGACCATGGCAGGCTGGGACGGACACTGACGAGCGCGGGCAGAGTACGCTTACGAAAGTTGGAGAAACTGCACGACGATTGGTCTCATGTCAGCGACTTGCTGCAAATCTACGAAGCAGCGGATCCGGAACACCTGATTGATCTCCTGACAGCCAGACGGCTCATTGAGCCGGAAATTGCCCGATTGGCTGCAATCCATGCCAACCGGAATGACTTAGAGCGGATAGGTGAAGCACTGCACAAGCGAGACGAATTACTTCAACTGTATTCCACAGACTCATCCGATGATGCAGAGACCCGTCGGGCAAGAATCTTGGCAGAAACCGACGTCACGTTCCATATGGCAATTGCCGATGCCGCGCACAGTCCTGCGTTGACCACGGTCATTCGCCTGTTGCGCAGCGCGGAGCCACACTTTCCTGTATTCCATAAAGTCAGGGAAACCCTTGGCTATCGGACGTTTGAAGAACACAGTGAAATCGCCGCCGCTATCTTCCAGCGAAATGAAACGCGAGCAAAAGATTTGATGTTTGAACACATCAGTGGAGTCCTGAATGACATTAGTCGTTATACATCGCGACATGGAGACGGACGCTCATAAAACTGAGCGTCTCATAGACAAAATAGACATAAGACTCAGGTCATTCAAACATTATAAAATTTCAGAAGTTTCATGTATATCATATTTGCTTTGGGTCCGGCAATAAGAGACGGCTACCTGTGTCACTGCGCAACGAATGAGATATCCTCGCATGTCCGGGAAGGTTCCCGAGAGATTGCTGCGATATCCCTGAGAGATTCCGGACCCCAAAATCCAAGGAGGGCAATTCAGTGAATGCTGCGGTTGCATGGGTCATTGCGATTATTTTTGCCGTCGTCTTCTTGACCATTGCATGGTCTGTTCGAGGCAAGGCAAGCAAAAACTTCGCCGCATATGCGGTCGGAGGTGCGACATTACCTTTAGTCCTGGTCATGTTTACCGACCTTTCCACGATTATGGGTGCCGGAAACTTTGTTGGGGAAGCAGCAAACGGTTTCAAGATCGGCTACAGCCAACTTGCTTTCGTGCTTGGTGAACAGGGTTCGAAAATTGCGTTTGCCTTGATATTTGCCGGCTTTGCCGGACGATTTGCCTACCGGACACTTGGTGAGATGATGGATGATCTCATCCTTCGAGACAAGGTGTCCCGCATCATCATCGCTGTCCTAATGTTGTCGTTGATGGTGGCGTACATTGGCGGTCAAGGCATGGGCATGGGTTTGCTGTTCCATGAATTTACCGGCGTGAATCCAACACTCATTATCCTCTTCTTTACAGCCCTGTTCATTGCATGGACGTACATGGGCGGCATGCATGCCGTAGCCAGAGTGGAGTTCTTAATTGGCATTCTCGTCATTTTACTGGGGCTTGTGTACTACGGTTCTGTGTTCTCGCTGGTCCATTTCAGCCCAGCCTTCTTGAACCAAAAGCTGGCCGCTGTCGGTGCACAAAAATTAACGACGTTCAAATTTGATCCGAAGACAATCACCCTCTTTGTCACCGGTCTCTTGGGCGTGATGACGGCCCAAATCTATTGGCAGCGATGTTTTGCCGCGAAAGACGGGAAGACTGCACGGCGTGGGATGCTCATCGCAGGAAGCATTGCCGTCATATTCGTCGCCGCCACCGCGATTGTCGGCATGGTAGCAAAGGCACTCAATCCAACCCTGAAGGCAAACCTCGCTATGCCTTGGTTGATGATGCACAGTGTTCCGGGATACATCACTGTGTTGGTGTTTGCTCTCGTGTTGATTGCGGCTAATGGTGCAGCTGCCTCCAATCTGAATTCCGCCACGGTCATTCTCGTTAATGACTTCTTTAAAGTCTTCTCGCCAAATATGTCAGACGAGTCAATGATCCGCTGGGGCAAACGCATGACCATCGTCGTCGGCGCCTTTGCAGCACTGGCAGCTATGTATGCGAGCAGCATCATTGGGTTGTTTTCGAAAGCGTATACACTCCTTGGCGGCAGCGTCGTTCCCGTGCTGATTGTCGGGTTGTTGTGGAGGCGCAACTACGCAGCCAGGTTTGAGCAAGGGTTCCGCAATAGCCGTGTTACGGCCTGGGGAGCGCGGATTGGCCTCGTTTTGGGTGCTGTGCTGGCACTCAGTGTCAACATCTTCGTTGGGTTTGGGGCAGCGGTCGTTGCAACCGTGATTATTTCGTTGTTCACAGCAACACGGAAAGGTGTTTCACAAGGCCCAGTAAATGGTGCCGTTGAAGCTGCTGCCGAAGGTGCCGCATCTGCAAATCTGACATCCGAATAGGTTGTCGTCATCGAGGGGTTGCGAACAGTGAAACGGATCATCATGGGTGGCATTACCGGCCACACAGGCCGGGCGGTAGCAGAGTGTATTGAATCTGCTGCAGACTTTCATCTGGTGGCACCCGTGGGGCA
The Alicyclobacillus curvatus genome window above contains:
- a CDS encoding aldehyde dehydrogenase family protein → MFIGGRWVHSDDVVHVYDPQDNTLIDTVPAASKQQALKALELGETGARVAERMPTHERISVLSKAARYIEENFEEYALVIARESSKTIREARKEVGRCIETLKLSAEEARRLQGETIQFDQTASGEGRTGYFYRFPVGLIVAITPFNDPLNLVAHKVGPAIAGGNAIIVKPALTTPLSALKLAEAFEAAGLPENVLTVITGRASEIGETLTTHPAVRMVTFTGGLETGQRIARQCGLKKLSMELGSNSPVIVLKDALLDDAVEACVSGAFWAAGQNCLGVQRIFVEESVYSQFVDELVARTGKMQLGDKLREGTDMGPLILEQEACRVEEWVSEAVSCGATVKIGGTRRGNYYEPTILTDVPIRCRIAKDEVFGPVVSVFPVANLDEAIALANDVDYGLQAGVFTENIEKAFQAVHRLKVGGVLINDSTDYRLDAMPFGGVKGSGIGREGVKFALQEMTEPKVVCFKLGLRH
- a CDS encoding FadR family transcriptional regulator, which gives rise to MSSGRQNSPITVQEAHEMRILQIVAKMDAPVGSRILRQQLLEHGIDFSEATAGRWLSELSSLGLLKDHGRLGRTLTSAGRVRLRKLEKLHDDWSHVSDLLQIYEAADPEHLIDLLTARRLIEPEIARLAAIHANRNDLERIGEALHKRDELLQLYSTDSSDDAETRRARILAETDVTFHMAIADAAHSPALTTVIRLLRSAEPHFPVFHKVRETLGYRTFEEHSEIAAAIFQRNETRAKDLMFEHISGVLNDISRYTSRHGDGRS
- a CDS encoding sodium:solute symporter family protein, translated to MNAAVAWVIAIIFAVVFLTIAWSVRGKASKNFAAYAVGGATLPLVLVMFTDLSTIMGAGNFVGEAANGFKIGYSQLAFVLGEQGSKIAFALIFAGFAGRFAYRTLGEMMDDLILRDKVSRIIIAVLMLSLMVAYIGGQGMGMGLLFHEFTGVNPTLIILFFTALFIAWTYMGGMHAVARVEFLIGILVILLGLVYYGSVFSLVHFSPAFLNQKLAAVGAQKLTTFKFDPKTITLFVTGLLGVMTAQIYWQRCFAAKDGKTARRGMLIAGSIAVIFVAATAIVGMVAKALNPTLKANLAMPWLMMHSVPGYITVLVFALVLIAANGAAASNLNSATVILVNDFFKVFSPNMSDESMIRWGKRMTIVVGAFAALAAMYASSIIGLFSKAYTLLGGSVVPVLIVGLLWRRNYAARFEQGFRNSRVTAWGARIGLVLGAVLALSVNIFVGFGAAVVATVIISLFTATRKGVSQGPVNGAVEAAAEGAASANLTSE
- the dapA gene encoding 4-hydroxy-tetrahydrodipicolinate synthase; translation: MNVSWGRLLTAVITPYDKYGNVDYTAAADLSEYLIQNGSDGVVVAGTTGESPVLTETEKQRLCLSIKERLGDSGIVIAATGTNNTAKTVEATRWAHDNGLDGAMVVVPYYNKPSQQGLYEHFQATAEASQLPIMIYNIPSRTGATLSVDTTARLAELPNVVALKAATGNVMEISHLRQTAARQLLLYSGDDPLTLPLLTLGAHGVVSVASHLAARQLRKMLDAFASHDVDAALAIHERLLPLFEALFVDVNPVPVKTMLDMVGRPTGGFRLPLVPPDALTREHIFAVLNRHSTLLDYHLPDGQQI